A window from Mogibacterium neglectum encodes these proteins:
- the typA gene encoding translational GTPase TypA: protein MGEKNKIINIAVIAHVDAGKSTLVDALLAQSHVFRDNEEVVECVMDSDAIERERGITIYSKNCSIMYKDYKINIVDTPGHADFSSEVERIMKTVDTVILLVDSSEGPMPQTRFVLNKSLEQGLNPILFINKIDKKDARIDEVVDEVYELFMDLEANDEQLDFPIMYGIARQGIAVSDPSEVADIMVDDGTTKIKKSPKGFGEFNIEPLLDKIVEHCDPYPDLRDEPLQLQISSLAYDDYIGRLGIGRITRGTLKAAQQVVVMKDEEESYNAKINQVFVYRGLQRMSVDEAECGDIVVVSGISDISIGETICDPAHPESLGNISIEEPTLSMNFMVNSSPFAGKVGKYVTSRHIKERLEKELEVNVGLVVEPTDSTDAFKVSGRGELHLSILIENMRREGYELAVSKPEVVTKRGDSGGLLEPVEEVVVSVPDEYSGSVISKLNMRKGMMKQMMSEGNGYSKIEYSVPTRGLMGYRSEFINDTHGEGTMVRRFEGFESWKGEIPERTNGVAVAQEEGNCTPYAIFNIQERVQMFVEPGTHVYEGMIVGMNSRGDDMVVNPCKAKRVSNMRAAGSDDTIKLTPPRTFTLEEALEFINGDELVEATPEDIRLRKKLLKEIERRKAGNRNK, encoded by the coding sequence ATGGGAGAAAAGAATAAGATAATTAATATTGCAGTAATTGCACACGTTGACGCAGGAAAATCAACACTTGTTGATGCGCTTCTAGCTCAATCTCACGTGTTCAGAGACAATGAAGAGGTTGTAGAGTGTGTAATGGATAGTGATGCAATTGAACGCGAGCGTGGAATTACTATATATTCCAAAAACTGCTCAATCATGTATAAGGACTACAAGATTAACATTGTGGACACACCAGGCCATGCAGACTTCAGCTCTGAGGTTGAACGTATCATGAAGACTGTTGATACAGTAATCCTACTAGTTGATTCTAGTGAAGGTCCTATGCCTCAGACTAGATTCGTGCTTAATAAATCGCTTGAGCAGGGCTTAAATCCAATATTATTTATCAACAAGATCGATAAGAAAGATGCTAGAATAGATGAGGTTGTAGATGAAGTTTATGAACTGTTTATGGATCTTGAGGCTAACGATGAACAGCTAGATTTCCCAATCATGTATGGAATTGCTAGGCAGGGAATAGCAGTCAGTGACCCTAGTGAAGTTGCTGATATCATGGTGGATGACGGTACAACTAAGATTAAGAAAAGTCCTAAGGGCTTTGGTGAGTTCAATATAGAGCCTCTGCTTGATAAGATTGTTGAACACTGCGACCCATATCCTGATCTAAGAGACGAGCCACTTCAGCTGCAGATTTCTTCACTTGCATACGATGACTATATCGGTAGATTAGGAATCGGTAGAATTACAAGAGGTACACTCAAAGCAGCACAGCAAGTAGTTGTCATGAAGGATGAGGAAGAGTCGTACAATGCCAAGATAAATCAGGTGTTTGTATATAGAGGTCTTCAGAGAATGTCAGTTGACGAAGCTGAGTGCGGGGATATCGTTGTTGTATCTGGTATTTCCGATATCTCGATAGGAGAGACAATCTGTGATCCTGCTCACCCTGAATCTCTTGGTAATATCAGTATCGAAGAGCCAACTTTGTCGATGAATTTCATGGTTAACTCTTCTCCGTTCGCTGGTAAAGTTGGCAAGTACGTGACAAGCAGACATATCAAAGAACGACTGGAGAAAGAGCTTGAAGTCAATGTCGGTCTAGTGGTAGAGCCTACAGATTCAACCGATGCGTTCAAGGTATCTGGAAGAGGCGAGCTTCATCTGTCGATTCTGATTGAAAATATGCGCCGTGAAGGATACGAACTCGCTGTATCAAAGCCTGAGGTTGTAACTAAGCGCGGTGACAGTGGAGGTCTGCTAGAACCAGTTGAAGAGGTTGTTGTTAGTGTTCCAGATGAATATTCTGGTTCGGTCATATCTAAGCTCAATATGCGTAAGGGTATGATGAAGCAGATGATGAGCGAAGGAAATGGATATTCGAAGATTGAGTACTCAGTTCCAACCCGTGGACTCATGGGATATAGAAGTGAGTTTATAAATGACACTCATGGGGAAGGTACCATGGTTAGAAGATTCGAAGGATTTGAATCTTGGAAAGGTGAAATCCCAGAGCGCACTAACGGCGTTGCTGTAGCACAGGAAGAAGGCAACTGTACGCCATATGCAATATTTAATATTCAGGAGCGAGTACAGATGTTCGTTGAACCTGGGACTCACGTCTATGAAGGTATGATAGTAGGCATGAACTCTAGAGGCGATGATATGGTAGTAAATCCATGCAAGGCAAAAAGAGTATCTAATATGCGTGCGGCTGGTAGCGACGATACGATTAAGCTAACACCACCGCGGACATTTACTCTGGAGGAGGCACTTGAATTTATCAATGGAGATGAACTCGTAGAAGCAACGCCAGAGGATATCAGACTTCGAAAGAAGCTTCTCAAAGAGATTGAGAGACGCAAAGCTGGTAATAGAAATAAATAG
- the buk gene encoding butyrate kinase, whose amino-acid sequence MKILVINPGATSTKIAVYENDQELMRVGIDHDAAEMDKYANIVDQMPFRRDVIMKTLEAEGYKLEDFDAICGRGGLFKHIPSGTYLVNDAVIRDIKNPPYGEHAANLGAYLAKELGDKVGIPAFFVDPVCVDELDDVARYSGLKGMERQSFFHALNQKSVARKAAKEIGKAYEDLNLVVVHLGGGVSVAAHKKGRVVDVYNVKDDGSMGMDRGGALPANALVNLCFSGKTKAEVKKIIGHEAGVFSYTGTKDFRTVENKAFDEGDKECLGAFRAIAYQLAKDIGAMSAVLHFDVDAIVYTGGMAYSDRFCEEITSYVGKVAPVLRFPGEEEMKSLADGALRALETKEYKIYE is encoded by the coding sequence ATGAAGATTCTTGTAATCAACCCTGGAGCAACATCCACAAAGATTGCTGTATACGAGAATGATCAGGAGCTTATGCGCGTAGGTATTGACCACGATGCAGCTGAGATGGACAAGTATGCAAACATCGTAGATCAGATGCCATTCCGTCGCGACGTAATAATGAAGACACTCGAGGCTGAAGGCTACAAGCTAGAGGATTTTGACGCAATTTGCGGTCGTGGAGGTTTATTCAAGCATATCCCATCTGGAACTTATCTCGTAAATGATGCAGTTATCAGAGATATTAAGAACCCACCTTATGGCGAGCATGCTGCAAACCTGGGAGCTTATCTTGCAAAAGAGCTAGGAGATAAAGTCGGAATTCCTGCTTTCTTCGTTGACCCTGTTTGCGTAGATGAGCTTGATGATGTTGCTAGATACTCTGGACTAAAGGGTATGGAGAGACAGAGCTTTTTCCATGCGCTTAACCAGAAGTCAGTTGCTAGAAAGGCAGCAAAGGAAATCGGAAAGGCTTATGAGGACCTCAACCTAGTTGTAGTTCACCTCGGAGGTGGAGTATCTGTTGCAGCTCACAAAAAGGGCAGAGTTGTAGATGTATACAATGTAAAGGACGATGGTTCTATGGGTATGGATAGAGGTGGTGCCCTTCCTGCAAATGCCCTCGTTAACCTATGCTTCTCAGGAAAGACTAAGGCTGAAGTAAAGAAGATCATCGGTCATGAGGCTGGTGTATTCTCATACACAGGAACTAAGGATTTCCGTACAGTAGAGAACAAGGCATTTGACGAAGGAGATAAGGAGTGCTTAGGTGCATTCAGAGCTATTGCTTATCAGCTAGCTAAGGATATCGGCGCTATGTCTGCTGTTCTTCACTTCGATGTAGATGCAATCGTTTACACAGGTGGAATGGCTTATAGTGATAGATTCTGTGAGGAAATCACTTCCTACGTAGGTAAGGTTGCTCCAGTTCTAAGATTCCCAGGAGAGGAAGAGATGAAGTCTCTCGCTGATGGTGCTCTCAGAGCTCTTGAGACAAAGGAGTACAAGATTTACGAATAG
- a CDS encoding serine dehydratase subunit alpha family protein encodes MHELIELLKKDMKPALGVTEPGAIAFAVSTACSYLESEADSIDIRLNSGIYKNAFTCGIPSSPHVGNLYAAALGAIAADHSKGLECLSSVTPADNKAAERMIAEGRINVLLSEVSSRIHIEATVRCGDESAEVIIWDAHTNITCIKHNGRIIKGSDSPTDEQSESTEPPIIHKYTLQDFVNLVNEVPYEDIEFIKDAYRINLDLYKVSMDSDRTTFAKSLYAINGNKTISSNAVDTASLLCNAAIEARVLGLDAPAMSITGSGAHGIIATLPLYGYCKIHNIDDEKLIRATALSYLICTYIKEYSGKLSAFCGCAIAAGSGMASALVYLDGGDTEAISRCLNNMASSITGMICDGGNHGCVMKGVSAVDTAFRSKDFAMAGICIENLHGINGSTPEETMRNMGLIASPGMVKTEETILDIMKSKLHS; translated from the coding sequence ATGCACGAACTTATCGAACTACTAAAAAAAGATATGAAGCCAGCATTAGGTGTTACAGAGCCTGGAGCTATCGCTTTTGCCGTTTCAACGGCCTGTTCGTACCTTGAAAGCGAAGCAGATAGCATTGATATTAGACTTAACAGCGGTATATATAAGAATGCTTTTACCTGTGGCATACCGAGCAGCCCTCACGTAGGTAACCTATATGCAGCAGCACTTGGTGCAATTGCTGCCGACCATTCCAAGGGGCTTGAGTGTCTTTCATCAGTTACTCCTGCTGATAACAAAGCAGCTGAAAGGATGATTGCCGAAGGTCGCATCAATGTTTTACTATCGGAAGTGAGCAGCCGCATACACATAGAGGCAACTGTTCGCTGCGGTGATGAATCTGCAGAGGTTATCATTTGGGATGCTCATACCAATATTACGTGCATAAAGCACAACGGTAGGATTATAAAAGGTAGCGACTCTCCTACTGATGAGCAATCTGAATCGACTGAGCCACCGATAATTCACAAGTATACCCTTCAAGATTTTGTGAACCTGGTTAACGAAGTCCCATACGAAGATATCGAGTTTATAAAAGATGCTTACAGGATAAATTTGGATCTTTACAAAGTATCTATGGATAGTGACCGCACGACTTTTGCGAAATCACTTTATGCTATTAACGGAAACAAAACTATCAGCAGTAACGCTGTCGATACCGCAAGCCTGTTATGCAATGCTGCAATTGAAGCTAGAGTACTTGGACTTGATGCTCCCGCGATGAGTATTACAGGTTCTGGGGCACACGGTATCATCGCCACACTTCCTCTATATGGGTACTGTAAAATCCACAATATTGACGACGAGAAGCTTATCCGAGCAACCGCACTTAGCTATCTGATCTGTACATATATCAAAGAATATTCTGGAAAGTTGTCTGCATTTTGCGGATGCGCTATCGCAGCAGGAAGCGGCATGGCTTCTGCACTTGTTTACCTTGATGGAGGTGACACTGAAGCGATATCCAGATGTCTCAACAACATGGCTAGCAGTATCACCGGTATGATTTGCGACGGTGGAAACCATGGATGTGTCATGAAGGGTGTCTCCGCTGTAGATACGGCTTTTCGTTCAAAAGACTTTGCAATGGCTGGTATTTGTATCGAGAATCTACATGGTATCAATGGTTCTACGCCTGAAGAAACCATGCGTAATATGGGATTAATCGCCTCGCCTGGCATGGTCAAAACCGAAGAGACCATCTTAGATATAATGAAATCAAAACTGCATTCATAA
- a CDS encoding VOC family protein: MFTFNHFNFNVLDLDRSLEFYDKALGLKPVRENRGDDFTLVYLGDGKTDFQLELTYLHDRKEPYNLGELEYHLAMTTDDMEASVKLHEELDCIVFVNEGMGIYFIEDPDGYWIEIIPER; the protein is encoded by the coding sequence ATGTTTACTTTTAACCATTTTAACTTCAACGTTCTAGATTTAGATCGCAGCCTTGAGTTTTACGATAAGGCACTTGGATTAAAGCCAGTTAGAGAAAATCGTGGTGATGACTTTACATTAGTTTATCTTGGTGATGGAAAAACTGATTTCCAGCTGGAACTCACATATCTACATGATCGCAAGGAGCCGTATAACCTCGGTGAACTCGAGTATCATCTTGCAATGACAACTGATGATATGGAAGCATCTGTAAAGCTGCATGAAGAATTGGACTGTATTGTCTTTGTCAATGAGGGCATGGGAATCTATTTTATTGAAGATCCGGATGGATATTGGATTGAGATCATTCCAGAGAGATAG